GCTGCTTAGCCCAGAAAGGGCACGAAACGGCTTGCATATCTTATCAGAAATTGATAAGAAAAAGCCATGAGCGAGGATCGCGATCCGAACCTCGACACGCTTCTGGACCTCGACGGCCAGGTACTCGTTGTCGATCCCAAAGGCGGCCATTGGGTGAAGTTCGTCGTCACCCGCGTTCCGGCGTCACGGGAGAAGCCGCACGGCCTTGATTACTCGCTCACGCTTCACGGGCCTTCGGGCGAACGGCTGGTCGGCTTCGATAACGCCCATCCGGTCGGCCGAGGC
This portion of the Chelatococcus sp. YT9 genome encodes:
- a CDS encoding DUF6516 family protein, with amino-acid sequence MSEDRDPNLDTLLDLDGQVLVVDPKGGHWVKFVVTRVPASREKPHGLDYSLTLHGPSGERLVGFDNAHPVGRGGRGEPMDHRHRLQTVKPYAYEDAAMLLADFWQAVDAVLKERGVI